One part of the Nostoc sp. PCC 7120 = FACHB-418 genome encodes these proteins:
- a CDS encoding tocopherol cyclase family protein codes for MFKTLQTPHSGYHWDGSSRRFFEGWYYRVTLPDCGQTFAFMYSIEDPIGGKAYSGGAAQVLGADDEYICRTFPDVNKFWASPDVLALGHWGETNLNTKPIYLLPAEFERHVQQGYQATATINQGIIADPATGNYCRWRYEIQPIYGWGNQDGIQQSTAGWLSFLQIFEPGWQILMAHGLATGWIDWNGKIYQFQNAPAYGEKNWGGAFPEKWFWLNCNSFDGEPDLALTAGGGRRGVLWWMESVAMIGLHYQGKFYEFVPWNSKVEWNIQPWGRWQMKAKNLDYEVELTGTTHLPGTDLRAPTVQGLQYCCRDTMQGKLDVELRQIRGKNPLVILKAHSYLCGLEIGGDSWSNSWQSS; via the coding sequence ATGTTCAAAACTCTGCAAACTCCCCATAGCGGATACCATTGGGACGGTAGTAGTCGCCGTTTCTTTGAAGGTTGGTATTATCGTGTAACTTTACCAGACTGTGGTCAAACCTTTGCTTTCATGTATTCCATCGAAGACCCCATTGGTGGTAAAGCCTACAGTGGTGGTGCAGCTCAAGTCCTTGGTGCTGATGATGAATATATTTGTCGGACTTTTCCCGATGTCAACAAATTTTGGGCTAGTCCAGATGTTCTGGCTTTGGGTCATTGGGGCGAAACAAACCTCAACACCAAACCTATTTACCTGTTACCAGCAGAGTTTGAACGCCATGTACAGCAAGGATACCAAGCTACAGCCACCATCAATCAAGGCATAATTGCTGACCCTGCAACAGGTAATTATTGCCGTTGGCGTTACGAAATTCAACCGATATACGGTTGGGGAAATCAAGATGGTATCCAGCAATCAACGGCTGGGTGGCTGTCCTTTTTACAGATTTTTGAACCAGGATGGCAAATTTTGATGGCTCATGGCTTGGCTACCGGCTGGATTGATTGGAATGGCAAAATCTATCAATTCCAGAATGCGCCAGCTTACGGGGAAAAAAATTGGGGTGGTGCTTTTCCTGAAAAATGGTTTTGGCTTAACTGCAACAGCTTTGATGGCGAACCTGACTTAGCTTTAACTGCTGGTGGTGGTAGACGCGGTGTACTGTGGTGGATGGAATCTGTAGCCATGATTGGGTTACATTATCAAGGCAAATTCTACGAATTCGTTCCTTGGAACTCAAAAGTAGAGTGGAATATTCAGCCTTGGGGTAGATGGCAAATGAAAGCGAAAAACTTAGATTATGAGGTTGAATTAACTGGAACTACCCATCTACCCGGTACAGACCTACGTGCGCCAACAGTCCAGGGTTTACAATACTGCTGTCGAGACACTATGCAAGGAAAACTAGATGTAGAGTTACGACAGATCCGAGGGAAAAATCCTCTAGTCATCCTGAAAGCACACAGTTATCTTTGTGGTTTAGAAATAGGTGGTGATTCTTGGAGCAATTCTTGGCAGTCTAGTTAG
- a CDS encoding J domain-containing protein → MSNDKPRDGLQLDISHAYEILGLKPGASQVEVKQAYRKLVKIWHPDRFVDNEQKQQAETKIKRINAAYNRVKSVTPTVEKPASATPSPKKPVKASVNRWGAETFYNWGVESVDKKEYEEAIAYFTQAIRLNPSYIAAYKYRGFICSELGYEYRATSDLNKAAQLEGKIPKAAYVSSPRYKTKPKSWLARLCQKIKRLLKLNRY, encoded by the coding sequence ATGTCTAACGACAAGCCGCGAGATGGTTTACAACTTGATATCAGTCATGCTTATGAAATTCTCGGTTTAAAACCTGGTGCATCGCAGGTGGAAGTAAAGCAAGCTTATCGGAAGCTAGTTAAAATTTGGCATCCCGATCGCTTTGTTGATAACGAGCAAAAACAGCAAGCCGAGACAAAAATTAAACGAATCAACGCCGCTTACAACAGAGTTAAGTCGGTGACACCAACTGTTGAGAAGCCAGCTTCAGCTACGCCTTCACCGAAAAAGCCTGTAAAAGCATCTGTTAATCGTTGGGGTGCAGAAACTTTCTACAACTGGGGTGTAGAAAGTGTAGACAAAAAAGAATATGAAGAAGCGATCGCCTATTTTACCCAAGCAATTCGCCTCAATCCCAGCTACATTGCAGCTTACAAATACCGAGGATTCATTTGCTCTGAATTGGGATATGAATATAGAGCTACTTCCGATTTAAATAAAGCCGCACAGTTAGAAGGGAAAATTCCCAAAGCTGCTTACGTCTCATCGCCAAGATATAAAACCAAGCCTAAATCTTGGCTCGCAAGATTATGCCAGAAAATTAAAAGGCTACTAAAGCTAAATAGATATTGA
- a CDS encoding WD40 repeat domain-containing protein yields the protein MQDLIFVRTLKGHSDKVMSVMFSPDGQRLASGSADKTVRVWNLANEETLILKGHGKSSWSGGVNSIAFSPNGKTLASASDDKTIKLWDVNTGAEIIAFTGHEEAVYSVSFSPDGKTLVSGSKDKSVKLWSLATGRELYSLKGHLDDVLSVAFSPDGQVVASGGAGNDKTIKIWHLAKQKVQTITGHSEWFGGINSLAFSPDGNILASGSWDKNIKLWQWQNSEEICTLTGHSDHVCCVSFSPNGNILASASKDKSIKLWQVDTRSIISSFIVHEESVYSLAFSPDGQTLASSSGDKIIRILPCP from the coding sequence ATGCAGGACTTAATATTTGTACGAACCCTCAAGGGTCATTCAGATAAGGTTATGTCCGTTATGTTCAGTCCCGATGGGCAGAGATTAGCTAGCGGTAGTGCTGACAAAACTGTAAGAGTTTGGAATTTAGCTAATGAAGAAACCCTCATTCTTAAAGGACATGGTAAATCGTCTTGGTCTGGAGGAGTTAATTCTATTGCTTTTAGCCCCAACGGCAAGACCTTAGCTAGTGCTAGCGATGACAAAACTATTAAATTATGGGATGTCAATACAGGAGCAGAAATCATTGCTTTTACAGGACATGAAGAAGCAGTTTACTCTGTTAGCTTTAGTCCAGACGGTAAAACTTTAGTTAGTGGTAGTAAAGATAAAAGTGTCAAACTTTGGTCACTAGCAACAGGAAGAGAACTATATTCACTTAAAGGACATTTAGATGATGTTTTATCTGTTGCTTTTAGTCCAGATGGTCAGGTTGTAGCTAGTGGCGGTGCTGGTAATGATAAAACAATTAAAATTTGGCATCTAGCTAAACAAAAAGTTCAGACTATCACTGGGCATTCCGAATGGTTTGGAGGTATTAATTCTCTTGCATTTAGTCCCGATGGTAATATTTTAGCTAGCGGTAGTTGGGACAAAAATATCAAGCTATGGCAATGGCAAAATAGTGAAGAAATCTGTACCCTAACAGGTCATTCTGATCACGTTTGTTGTGTATCTTTTAGTCCAAATGGTAATATTTTAGCTAGTGCCAGCAAGGATAAGAGTATTAAGTTGTGGCAAGTAGATACTAGAAGTATAATAAGTAGTTTCATAGTACATGAAGAGTCAGTTTATTCTCTCGCATTTAGCCCAGATGGACAGACTTTAGCCAGTAGTAGCGGAGATAAGATTATCAGGATTTTACCTTGTCCTTAG